A single genomic interval of Legionella israelensis harbors:
- the rlmKL gene encoding bifunctional 23S rRNA (guanine(2069)-N(7))-methyltransferase RlmK/23S rRNA (guanine(2445)-N(2))-methyltransferase RlmL, whose product MNYSLFISCPKGLEYLLEEELKNLGLSVTRVSPQGVYGEATLAVVYHLCLWSRIANRLQLILFNGNASNEQALNKLCANFPWQTVFSPDKTIAVEFHGSSARIRNTMYGAQLVKDGIVDHFRQLNISRPTVNKDNPQIRLHAYLKNEQLTVSFDLTGYSLHQRGYRSKAGVAPLKENVAAALLMRAKWPELAAKGYAFHDPFCGSGTLVIEAAMMAAHIAPGLLRQDQSLMYWSQHQPGLWEKLRSHALSQVKPVKIKLLGSDSNSKLIAAAFKNAERAGVLPLVDFKTQSIQECRATQVKGLLACNPPYGERMGEITQWVPLYQQLGAVLNKHYQNWQAAILTSSSLLAKAIGLQSKKQYTLFNGPLECKLYCFDVRATNQLQGVDNKKLSSGAEMFINRLKKNYAHLSKWARKNRINCYRVYDADLPEYAFAIDIYNDYVVLQEYKAPAMIAAHKAEKRSLEVIQSIPAVLGIEADKIVVKQRQQQKGRDQYQKLNQTRKTMIVSEDQAKLKVNLYDYLDTGLFLDHRLLRLRFSRLDAGTRFLNCFCYTATASVHAALAGAITTNVDMSKTYLSWARDNFKLNELDVSQHQFVQSDCLEWLKSCRERFDVIFLDPPSFSNSKRMTQSFDIQRDHIRLIDATMKLLNPRGMLYFSTNLRKFKLSPALEQRYDVKNLTAETIDVDFRRSKRIHQCYLLSRLSDGSSVT is encoded by the coding sequence ATGAATTACTCGCTATTCATCAGTTGTCCCAAAGGACTTGAGTATTTACTGGAAGAGGAACTGAAAAATCTAGGGCTTTCAGTGACCAGGGTTAGTCCGCAAGGAGTATATGGCGAGGCAACGCTTGCCGTTGTTTACCATTTATGCCTATGGTCAAGAATTGCCAATCGTTTGCAGTTGATTTTATTTAATGGCAATGCCAGTAATGAACAAGCTTTGAACAAGCTTTGTGCCAATTTTCCCTGGCAAACGGTTTTCAGCCCTGATAAGACCATTGCTGTTGAATTTCATGGTTCTTCCGCTCGCATCCGCAATACCATGTATGGCGCGCAATTGGTCAAAGATGGCATCGTGGATCATTTCCGTCAATTGAACATCAGTCGACCAACCGTTAATAAGGACAATCCGCAGATTCGACTGCATGCTTACCTGAAAAATGAACAACTGACCGTCAGTTTCGATTTAACCGGATACAGTCTGCATCAGCGGGGCTATCGCAGTAAAGCTGGCGTTGCTCCCCTGAAGGAAAATGTGGCTGCCGCCTTGCTAATGCGGGCCAAATGGCCGGAATTGGCTGCTAAGGGGTATGCTTTTCACGATCCCTTTTGTGGCTCAGGAACCCTGGTCATTGAAGCTGCAATGATGGCTGCACATATTGCTCCTGGCTTATTACGCCAAGATCAGTCTCTTATGTACTGGAGCCAGCATCAACCTGGCTTATGGGAAAAACTGCGCTCCCATGCTTTAAGTCAGGTAAAACCGGTAAAAATAAAATTGTTGGGTTCTGACTCTAATTCCAAGTTAATTGCCGCTGCTTTTAAAAACGCTGAGCGCGCCGGGGTTTTGCCTTTAGTGGACTTCAAAACCCAGTCAATACAGGAATGCAGAGCAACTCAGGTTAAGGGTTTGCTGGCCTGTAATCCTCCTTATGGAGAGAGGATGGGCGAGATCACTCAATGGGTTCCCTTGTATCAGCAATTGGGAGCCGTATTAAATAAACATTATCAAAACTGGCAGGCGGCTATTTTGACGTCCAGCTCTTTATTGGCGAAAGCCATCGGACTGCAGTCGAAAAAACAATATACTCTTTTTAATGGTCCACTGGAATGTAAGTTATATTGTTTTGATGTTCGTGCTACCAACCAATTGCAGGGCGTCGATAACAAAAAACTGTCCAGCGGCGCTGAAATGTTCATTAATCGTTTGAAAAAAAATTATGCTCATTTAAGTAAATGGGCGCGAAAAAATCGGATAAATTGTTATCGGGTTTATGATGCTGATTTACCGGAATATGCCTTTGCCATTGACATATATAATGATTATGTTGTTCTACAGGAATATAAAGCGCCAGCAATGATTGCTGCCCATAAGGCTGAGAAGCGCAGTCTTGAAGTGATTCAGTCTATTCCGGCGGTGCTCGGTATTGAAGCGGATAAAATTGTAGTCAAACAGCGGCAACAGCAAAAAGGTCGTGATCAGTATCAAAAATTAAACCAGACGCGAAAGACCATGATCGTAAGTGAGGATCAGGCGAAATTAAAAGTCAATTTATACGACTATCTGGATACCGGACTGTTTCTTGACCATCGCCTGTTAAGATTACGTTTTTCCAGACTGGATGCGGGAACTCGTTTTTTAAATTGTTTTTGTTATACGGCTACCGCCAGTGTGCATGCGGCATTGGCAGGAGCAATAACGACTAATGTCGACATGTCAAAAACCTACTTAAGCTGGGCTAGGGATAATTTTAAATTGAATGAACTTGATGTATCGCAGCATCAGTTTGTCCAATCAGACTGTCTTGAATGGCTGAAAAGCTGTCGTGAGCGTTTTGATGTCATTTTTTTAGATCCACCCAGTTTTTCCAATTCCAAGCGCATGACTCAATCCTTTGATATCCAACGTGATCATATCCGTTTGATTGATGCGACAATGAAATTGCTCAACCCGAGAGGCATGCTGTATTTTTCCACCAATTTAAGAAAATTTAAATTATCACCGGCACTTGAGCAGCGATACGATGTTAAAAACCTCACCGCTGAAACCATTGATGTGGATTTCAGACGCAGTAAACGTATTCACCAATGTTATTTGCTGTCTCGTTTATCAGATGGCTCTTCTGTCACGTAA
- a CDS encoding DUF962 domain-containing protein yields MINFIEHARLYAAYHQMPSSRYTHFASIPLILLSSMIFLSFFQIGITNVLYVDFATIGTLVLIIYSFMLNWKLALPLTPILIFLLWIATLFGYAGPTVTAVWAFIITFVLGWGLQFIGHMMEGKHPSIKDHIYEAIVIAPLFLMAELFFMANWLPELKNKIYVTEEPSDKRDSK; encoded by the coding sequence ATGATAAATTTTATAGAACATGCACGTTTGTATGCAGCCTATCATCAAATGCCCAGTAGCCGATACACTCATTTTGCCAGTATACCGCTCATTCTTCTCTCTTCCATGATTTTTCTCAGTTTTTTTCAAATAGGAATCACCAATGTACTCTACGTGGATTTTGCTACCATCGGAACCTTGGTCTTGATCATCTATTCTTTTATGCTGAACTGGAAATTGGCATTGCCTTTAACACCCATTCTCATTTTTCTTTTGTGGATTGCAACACTTTTTGGTTACGCAGGCCCCACAGTAACAGCGGTCTGGGCATTCATCATCACGTTCGTCCTTGGTTGGGGATTGCAATTTATAGGTCACATGATGGAAGGAAAACATCCTTCGATCAAAGATCATATTTATGAAGCAATTGTCATAGCCCCTTTATTTTTAATGGCTGAGTTATTTTTTATGGCCAATTGGCTTCCTGAGTTAAAAAATAAAATTTACGTGACAGAAGAGCCATCTGATAAACGAGACAGCAAATAA
- a CDS encoding SGNH/GDSL hydrolase family protein, whose product MKKSLVVLLLLFCSLTGFAADKRFDTFVVFGDSLSDNGNLYNYMWHLLPASPPYYEGHFSNGLLWIEYLYKSYFSDGHAEGFQDYAVGGAGAILSYKENLPFTLTVELDDYLYWNTYDRKESTLYTIWIGANNYLNGPTNIEPLTDAVVDAIGGVVERIIGYGGNKFLLINLPDMGLSPQARENHMESLLTELTRAHNRKLAEKVEQLRQKYPDKIFVYFDVHHFLNYAIEHASDYGITNVTEPCYTGGYRGWLPEVFGDDTLLYDDLQKQNAKFTEKRWQMIQSNPSLLEATRFGYWYRILSETPQDEPLNCESYLFWDRVHPTTVAHYLIGQQARLLLDEAGLEAFSDNEAGLIR is encoded by the coding sequence ATGAAAAAAAGCTTAGTGGTTTTGCTTCTGCTATTTTGTTCATTGACCGGTTTTGCTGCGGATAAACGTTTTGATACTTTTGTTGTCTTTGGTGACAGTCTCTCTGATAACGGTAATTTATATAATTACATGTGGCATTTGCTACCAGCTTCCCCGCCTTATTACGAAGGTCATTTTTCTAATGGACTTTTATGGATAGAATACCTTTATAAGTCTTATTTTTCAGATGGTCATGCAGAAGGTTTTCAGGATTATGCCGTTGGAGGGGCGGGTGCAATACTATCGTATAAAGAAAACTTGCCTTTTACTTTAACGGTTGAGCTCGATGATTATCTTTATTGGAATACTTATGATAGAAAGGAGTCCACTTTATATACCATCTGGATTGGCGCCAATAATTATCTTAATGGGCCAACAAACATTGAGCCGCTGACCGATGCCGTTGTGGATGCCATAGGTGGAGTGGTGGAACGTATTATTGGTTACGGGGGGAACAAGTTTTTGCTGATTAACCTGCCGGATATGGGGCTTTCACCGCAAGCACGTGAGAATCATATGGAAAGTTTACTGACGGAATTAACCAGGGCACATAATCGAAAACTGGCAGAAAAAGTGGAGCAATTACGACAAAAATATCCGGATAAGATCTTTGTTTATTTTGACGTGCATCATTTTCTTAATTATGCCATAGAGCATGCCAGTGATTACGGTATAACCAATGTTACTGAGCCCTGTTACACGGGCGGTTACAGGGGCTGGCTGCCGGAAGTTTTTGGCGATGACACGCTTTTATATGATGATCTGCAAAAGCAAAACGCTAAATTCACTGAAAAACGATGGCAGATGATTCAAAGCAATCCATCTTTGCTTGAAGCCACACGCTTTGGTTATTGGTATCGAATCTTATCTGAAACACCTCAGGATGAACCACTGAATTGCGAGAGTTACTTATTCTGGGATCGGGTGCATCCCACCACCGTTGCCCATTATTTGATCGGCCAACAAGCCCGTTTGTTGCTTGATGAAGCCGGACTTGAAGCTTTTTCAGATAATGAAGCCGGTTTAATACGATAA
- a CDS encoding sulfite exporter TauE/SafE family protein, protein MVILLITLIILFNLLCITVMFYKWSRRPAERLSFYQYMTLCLSGIIAFIADTVGVGSFAVNVALAKLFGTFQDDELPAVCNGAQVIPGIIESFFFMHLVNVDVKTLVTLVSGACVGGLIGGWVVSFLSKQAIRLAMIACFALLIILVIVHQLHVFSIGGDLIALHSWRLFIGFWGMIICGALTSVGIGLFVMVQAVLFLLNVSPLIAFPIMTTAGAMQQPLTTLVFLQQNKIPLKKTLILSLSGCLGVVLILPWFTQLAVKWLHSLLLFILIYNFIIIGRAYLHSRLRQKYKQPHALAVE, encoded by the coding sequence ATGGTTATCTTATTGATAACATTAATCATTCTATTTAACCTTCTTTGTATAACCGTGATGTTTTATAAATGGTCACGGCGACCTGCAGAACGTTTATCCTTTTATCAATATATGACGCTGTGTCTGAGTGGTATTATTGCTTTCATAGCTGATACCGTTGGTGTAGGCAGTTTTGCTGTAAATGTTGCTCTGGCAAAATTATTCGGTACATTTCAAGATGATGAGTTGCCTGCCGTATGTAACGGCGCCCAGGTCATTCCTGGCATTATTGAGTCCTTTTTTTTCATGCACCTTGTTAATGTAGATGTGAAAACGCTGGTTACGCTGGTTTCCGGTGCTTGTGTCGGTGGTTTGATTGGGGGATGGGTGGTTAGTTTTTTAAGTAAGCAGGCTATTCGTCTCGCCATGATCGCTTGCTTTGCTTTGCTGATTATACTGGTTATTGTGCATCAGCTCCATGTTTTCTCGATTGGAGGCGATCTGATTGCCTTGCACTCATGGCGACTGTTTATTGGCTTTTGGGGCATGATCATTTGTGGAGCATTAACTTCTGTAGGAATTGGTTTATTCGTGATGGTTCAAGCAGTTTTATTTTTGTTGAATGTTTCCCCCTTAATCGCTTTTCCCATCATGACGACGGCGGGGGCGATGCAACAGCCTTTGACCACACTTGTGTTTTTACAACAAAATAAAATTCCCTTAAAGAAAACATTGATTTTAAGTCTGTCTGGCTGTCTAGGTGTGGTTTTAATCTTGCCTTGGTTTACTCAGTTAGCGGTTAAATGGTTGCATTCTTTGTTGTTATTCATTTTGATTTATAATTTTATTATCATTGGGCGGGCGTACCTGCACTCACGGTTAAGGCAAAAATATAAGCAGCCTCACGCTCTGGCTGTCGAATAA
- a CDS encoding amidohydrolase family protein has protein sequence MLFDAHFHIIDQRFPLKINHDFLPKPFSFHDYQSRMKPYLLIGGTLVAGSFQEGYQEFLIDFLSHQAKNHVGITTLSDETSDKDILALDEKGIKGIRFNLYRSMAQSPEKLVRFSRRIFDLVGWHVELYVQNSRLVELEKYIRQMPKVSIDHLGLTREGLGRLYRLVEKGVRVKATGFMRVDFEVLDALKKINDICPQALMFGTDLPGTRASRPFNASDLNLITTHFNESECRNILAQNALEFYRIKPASLSEKASSPASSSNKRACWPIK, from the coding sequence ATGTTATTTGATGCCCATTTTCATATCATTGATCAGCGGTTCCCTTTAAAAATAAATCATGATTTTTTGCCAAAGCCTTTCAGCTTTCATGATTATCAGTCCCGCATGAAACCTTATCTCTTAATCGGAGGAACCCTTGTTGCTGGCTCTTTTCAGGAAGGGTATCAAGAGTTTCTTATTGATTTTCTATCTCATCAGGCAAAAAACCATGTTGGCATTACCACATTATCCGATGAGACTTCTGACAAAGATATCCTTGCTCTGGATGAAAAAGGCATCAAGGGTATTCGCTTTAATTTATATCGCAGCATGGCTCAGTCTCCCGAAAAATTGGTTCGTTTTTCCAGACGAATTTTTGATCTGGTGGGCTGGCATGTGGAGCTTTATGTACAGAATTCAAGGCTTGTTGAATTGGAAAAATACATCCGACAAATGCCAAAGGTCAGCATTGATCATCTGGGTTTAACCAGAGAAGGGCTTGGGCGACTCTACAGGTTAGTCGAAAAAGGCGTGCGTGTTAAAGCCACAGGTTTTATGCGCGTTGATTTTGAAGTGCTTGATGCTTTAAAAAAAATCAACGACATCTGCCCTCAGGCATTGATGTTTGGTACCGATTTGCCAGGAACCCGAGCATCACGCCCTTTTAATGCCTCTGATCTTAATCTTATTACCACTCATTTCAACGAGTCCGAATGCAGAAACATTCTGGCTCAAAACGCACTTGAATTTTATCGTATTAAACCGGCTTCATTATCTGAAAAAGCTTCAAGTCCGGCTTCATCAAGCAACAAACGGGCTTGTTGGCCGATCAAATAA
- a CDS encoding MarC family protein has product MDYSLTINFMLFSLGALIAILNPIGILPQYISFTEELSEEELKWTTKRAILTAGSFLLLVNLMGAFILQFFKITIPAFKIAGGIILFKISLDMLYVRMMRSVTSHREFEEGIAKEDVSIFPLAIPLIAGPGSITTVIMLGDEAGTMMEYIFVCFALLFCISALYLILLQARKISEHMGQIGINVMTRIMGLILAAIATQFIIDGLSDVVRHYVFLSTKLNQAIDLHSVF; this is encoded by the coding sequence ATGGACTATAGCCTGACCATCAATTTCATGCTATTTAGCCTTGGCGCACTTATTGCAATTCTAAATCCCATAGGTATCTTACCCCAATATATCTCTTTCACCGAAGAATTAAGTGAGGAAGAGCTGAAATGGACAACGAAAAGAGCCATTTTGACAGCAGGAAGCTTTTTACTTTTAGTGAATTTAATGGGCGCTTTTATCTTACAGTTTTTTAAAATCACCATACCGGCTTTTAAGATTGCCGGAGGTATTATTCTGTTTAAAATTTCCTTGGATATGTTATATGTCCGTATGATGCGCTCTGTAACATCCCATCGGGAGTTTGAAGAAGGCATTGCCAAAGAGGATGTGTCCATCTTTCCTTTAGCCATACCCCTTATTGCAGGGCCGGGGTCGATCACGACGGTCATCATGTTAGGTGATGAGGCAGGCACCATGATGGAATACATATTCGTCTGTTTTGCCTTGCTCTTTTGCATTTCTGCACTGTATTTAATTCTTCTTCAGGCCAGAAAAATCAGTGAACATATGGGACAAATCGGTATAAACGTCATGACTCGAATCATGGGGCTGATTCTTGCCGCTATTGCAACACAGTTTATCATCGACGGTCTTAGCGATGTCGTTCGCCATTACGTTTTTTTATCCACCAAGCTGAATCAGGCGATTGATTTGCATTCTGTTTTCTAA
- a CDS encoding efflux RND transporter periplasmic adaptor subunit has product MHTQPAILKWFRQILRKKILMIFLIAIVIYAAGKMFYGARSDAVDNKPNKLVEVEKVKQQDLQQTVNLLGTIKPKHVTTLLAKGNGMLDTLIPTGQKVKKGTLIAEMKNPELENSVQLSQNAESLARVQYERLNTLISKGYVSAKEAEEKKQIWIEAQKELSKAKIELDNLRFYAPFNGIIGAYKKREGTQINNGEAVVTLYDPSSLVVDVDIPCSNLRTVNAGQAVKILGKTYALNHFQKMLDEETHMCPADIDFQCENCLMGSTIPIELVVAEKKNTIVVPFQALFLKNGQPFVYLVKKGKIVLVAVKTGLQQKDKIEILTGLKPGQQLVIKGQERLYPDMPVDIYQSATARTVG; this is encoded by the coding sequence ATGCACACCCAACCTGCTATATTAAAATGGTTTCGCCAAATTTTGCGAAAAAAAATCCTGATGATTTTTCTCATCGCAATCGTTATTTACGCCGCAGGAAAAATGTTCTACGGTGCCCGTTCTGATGCCGTAGATAATAAGCCGAATAAACTCGTTGAAGTTGAAAAGGTTAAACAACAAGATTTACAACAAACCGTTAATCTTTTGGGAACGATAAAACCTAAACATGTAACGACATTGCTGGCTAAAGGCAACGGCATGCTGGATACCCTGATCCCTACTGGGCAGAAAGTCAAGAAAGGCACGCTCATTGCCGAAATGAAAAATCCTGAGCTGGAAAATAGCGTTCAGCTTTCACAGAATGCTGAATCACTGGCCAGGGTTCAGTATGAGCGATTAAATACCCTCATCAGCAAAGGCTATGTCAGCGCCAAAGAAGCCGAAGAAAAAAAACAAATCTGGATAGAAGCACAAAAAGAATTATCCAAAGCCAAAATTGAACTGGATAACCTTCGTTTTTATGCACCGTTTAATGGGATCATCGGTGCTTATAAAAAAAGAGAAGGAACTCAGATTAATAACGGCGAAGCCGTCGTCACCCTTTATGATCCTTCTTCTCTTGTCGTGGATGTGGATATCCCTTGCAGCAATTTAAGAACCGTTAATGCGGGTCAAGCCGTCAAAATCCTTGGTAAAACGTATGCTTTAAATCATTTTCAGAAAATGCTGGACGAAGAAACCCATATGTGTCCTGCTGATATTGATTTTCAATGCGAGAATTGCCTGATGGGGTCAACTATTCCGATTGAACTGGTGGTCGCTGAAAAAAAGAACACCATTGTTGTTCCTTTTCAAGCCTTATTCCTCAAAAACGGCCAACCTTTTGTCTATCTCGTAAAAAAAGGGAAAATTGTACTTGTTGCAGTAAAAACAGGGCTTCAGCAAAAAGACAAAATTGAAATTCTTACCGGGTTAAAGCCTGGACAGCAACTGGTTATTAAAGGCCAAGAGCGGCTATATCCTGATATGCCAGTGGATATTTATCAATCAGCCACTGCCCGTACTGTCGGTTAA
- the yjgA gene encoding ribosome biogenesis factor YjgA has protein sequence MEQSKSKTQKKQEVERLQKLGVDMIKLSDGQLEQLLLPEVLKKAIIDARSIKSHGAKRRQAQLIGKLMRAADSEAIIAAYNELLAEGKAKTAAFHEAERWRERLLTEGSEALTEFIHHHHPDDIQHLRQLVKKAIDEQQKGKNTGASKTLFRYLRLYIQ, from the coding sequence ATGGAACAATCAAAGAGCAAAACACAAAAAAAGCAGGAAGTTGAACGCCTGCAAAAGCTGGGTGTTGACATGATTAAATTAAGCGACGGCCAATTAGAACAGCTTTTATTGCCTGAAGTGCTGAAAAAGGCCATCATCGATGCGCGCTCAATTAAAAGTCACGGCGCAAAACGAAGGCAGGCTCAGCTGATTGGCAAATTAATGCGGGCCGCAGACAGCGAAGCCATTATAGCCGCCTATAATGAATTGCTCGCCGAAGGCAAGGCGAAAACTGCAGCTTTTCATGAAGCTGAGCGCTGGCGTGAGCGTTTATTAACAGAGGGTAGTGAAGCGCTTACGGAATTTATTCATCATCACCATCCTGATGATATCCAGCATTTAAGGCAGCTTGTTAAAAAAGCAATTGATGAGCAGCAAAAAGGAAAAAATACAGGTGCTAGCAAGACGTTGTTTCGTTATCTGAGGTTATATATACAATGA
- a CDS encoding DMT family transporter, whose amino-acid sequence MKLSAKGKGIIFMCLSAAIVSAASPTLAKLLELGSQHPIHGRNPISFCNVLFAGDLIAVITLLFIFYRELKTFKPKSLNWKNWKLISLSAFISGCLSPSLYFLGIMYADIINVILISTLLTPMRLFAGWVFYREIPQLRTLLGSLLTIVGILAAFFIQLWVSGHPEKTMLSPTEGALYSFLARTPYSGEMCILMAILLKTISMLINFHAVRTLPLGAFSVLSMFLGIIFFSFIVILTVGWSHFADIFSPFLWQWMLLYGGVIVGLRTYFKYIGMKYADVSIVVTSSSVVPLVSIFFAYLILGTLPGIAQILGGSLILAGLVLNIASKLKTEEPQKALEEKNYLDFQVIEAKPLKE is encoded by the coding sequence ATGAAACTGTCTGCAAAAGGGAAAGGAATCATCTTTATGTGTTTAAGTGCTGCTATAGTAAGTGCAGCCAGTCCAACTCTCGCCAAGCTTCTGGAGCTTGGCAGCCAACATCCCATCCATGGACGCAATCCCATTTCCTTTTGTAATGTCCTTTTTGCTGGTGATTTAATTGCCGTCATCACCTTGTTGTTCATTTTTTACAGGGAATTAAAAACGTTTAAACCCAAAAGCCTAAACTGGAAAAACTGGAAACTCATCTCATTAAGCGCCTTTATTTCAGGATGCCTCTCTCCGAGCCTCTATTTTTTGGGCATCATGTACGCTGATATCATTAACGTGATATTGATATCCACTTTATTAACGCCAATGCGATTATTTGCCGGCTGGGTTTTTTATCGTGAAATCCCTCAACTTCGTACACTGTTAGGTTCTTTATTGACTATAGTCGGCATTCTTGCGGCTTTTTTCATTCAACTCTGGGTATCCGGACATCCTGAAAAAACCATGTTATCTCCAACCGAAGGAGCATTGTATTCATTTCTTGCCAGAACACCCTATTCCGGAGAGATGTGTATTTTGATGGCTATCCTTTTGAAAACCATCAGCATGCTTATCAATTTTCATGCCGTTCGAACACTTCCTTTAGGTGCTTTCTCCGTACTAAGTATGTTTTTAGGCATCATTTTCTTTTCCTTTATCGTGATATTGACTGTCGGCTGGTCACATTTTGCCGATATTTTTTCACCCTTTCTCTGGCAATGGATGCTCCTCTATGGTGGCGTTATTGTGGGTCTTAGAACTTATTTTAAATATATAGGAATGAAATATGCTGACGTTAGTATTGTGGTCACCAGCTCTTCTGTAGTTCCTCTTGTTTCCATTTTTTTTGCCTATCTCATCCTCGGAACCTTACCTGGAATCGCTCAAATACTGGGAGGAAGTCTCATTTTGGCAGGACTTGTTTTAAACATTGCCAGCAAGCTGAAAACAGAAGAACCCCAAAAAGCCCTGGAAGAAAAAAATTACCTGGATTTTCAGGTAATTGAAGCAAAACCCTTAAAGGAGTAA